One window of the Rhodothermales bacterium genome contains the following:
- the neuC gene encoding UDP-N-acetylglucosamine 2-epimerase (hydrolyzing), whose protein sequence is MAVLTVARSDFGIYRPVLRAVREHPDLELRIIATGTHLSERHGATRSEILEAGFEIDAEIPSTEISDAPEDITRAMGTITRGMAQALARLKPDWLLVLGDRYEMHAGTVAALPFRIPVAHIHGGEVTEGAFDDSLRHAVTKLSHLHFATTEDYARRIRQLGEEDWRVHAVGSPNLDNLTQLDLLSREELWAHYAWPAHPTNAGRADRPFVMVTFHPVTLQWDESERHLKELLAAARAVDAFYVFSGVNADTGANPLAAAVHRFVKASVDSAAFVESFGVTRYFSALACADAMLGNSSSGILESPLFELPVVNVGDRQKGRIRGNNVIDVPPERGRIEAALRRALTAGFRAGLRGMHNPYGTGGASEAIAEAIARTPINQRLIQKAFIDR, encoded by the coding sequence GTGGCCGTGCTGACCGTGGCCCGATCCGACTTCGGGATCTATCGACCGGTCCTGCGCGCCGTCCGCGAACACCCGGATCTGGAACTGCGCATTATCGCCACGGGCACACACCTGTCGGAGCGCCACGGCGCCACGCGCTCCGAAATCCTTGAGGCGGGATTCGAGATCGATGCGGAGATCCCCAGCACCGAAATCTCGGACGCCCCTGAAGACATCACCCGGGCGATGGGCACCATAACCCGGGGCATGGCCCAGGCCCTGGCCCGCCTCAAGCCAGACTGGCTGCTCGTGCTCGGCGACCGCTACGAGATGCACGCCGGCACCGTCGCCGCCCTCCCCTTCCGCATCCCGGTCGCCCATATTCACGGCGGCGAAGTCACCGAGGGCGCCTTCGACGATTCTCTCCGGCACGCCGTCACCAAGCTCAGCCACCTGCACTTTGCCACGACCGAGGACTACGCCCGGCGGATCCGGCAATTGGGTGAGGAGGACTGGCGCGTGCACGCCGTCGGTTCTCCCAACCTGGACAACCTGACCCAGCTGGACCTGCTGTCGCGGGAGGAGCTGTGGGCGCACTACGCCTGGCCTGCGCACCCGACCAACGCCGGACGGGCGGATCGACCCTTTGTGATGGTGACGTTCCATCCGGTAACGCTCCAGTGGGACGAGTCGGAGCGACATCTGAAGGAACTGCTGGCTGCGGCGCGTGCGGTCGATGCGTTCTATGTGTTTTCCGGCGTCAATGCCGACACGGGGGCGAATCCGCTGGCGGCTGCGGTGCATCGGTTTGTCAAGGCGTCGGTCGACTCGGCTGCGTTTGTCGAGAGCTTTGGCGTGACGCGCTATTTCAGCGCGCTCGCGTGCGCAGATGCCATGCTCGGCAACAGCTCGAGCGGGATTCTCGAGAGTCCGCTGTTTGAGCTGCCTGTGGTGAACGTCGGAGATCGCCAAAAAGGACGTATCCGCGGCAATAACGTGATCGATGTGCCACCCGAGCGCGGGCGAATCGAAGCAGCACTCCGAAGGGCACTCACGGCCGGCTTTCGCGCCGGCCTGCGCGGCATGCACAATCCGTACGGAACCGGCGGCGCGTCTGAGGCCATCGCGGAGGCCATCGCCCGTACACCGATTAACCAGCGACTCATCCAGAAGGCCTTCATCGACCGATGA